The segment ggaaagcgggagtaccaactcccaggcatttccccagaaacattgaggcaggtcatagagtacgcctacacgtactctgtggtcatcacagctgacaatgtggagaacctcctggcagctgctgattatctcagtgtcttgggcatcgtgcagcgctgctgtgatttcctgcatgagcagctctgcctcaacaACTGCATTGGCCTTCTTAAAATCGCCGATTTCTACTGTGTaaacgagctgcaccagtctgcattcaacttcatcttgaaaaacttcaaggaggttgccatcagctcaaacgagttcccagaaataagtcttgaacaactttatgacatcatagagcaggatgagcttaatgtcagagaagaggatgtggtgtttgaggccatcctccggtggatcgagcacgagcctgccacccgagaggcccacatttcagtcctattgcccaaggtgagtatagttatactatgttctcattgacttgtgtatataacaatagaatgctcattgagtgaagtccttattactgtagctagagactgaacctccattttCATGTCCCATGAGTCTACAACCAAGGcctccaggtattacacctgggaggagagtgtaacaaataatggaaaacaaaacactcagatgtcttacattaaacaagtgttagctgacacatctgagactttcaaagtaaatagcttcagctaaagaaattaaaatttgcacttactgctgtatccttaatgttaggaattgctcatctccagagattcacagaaagcactaaggaactcatgggaattctgtcattctctcattgtttcctgtgtagattcggatggctcgtatggatTCGGAGTACTTCATGAAaatcgtcaaagccaacgatctagtgaaggccaatgcagcgtgcaggccaattatcaCTGATGTACTGAAGATGATATATGATCTCGACAATGAAAGTCCACGAtctgactttgaaaggccaCTGATTCGCCCGCGCCTACCCGCTGACATCTTattggccattggtggctggAATTTCCGCACAACAAATTGGATTGAAGCCTATGACACCCGGGCCGACCACTGGGTCGATATAACGCAGGGGCAGGAGACTCGCCAGTCCGGCCatggcagtgtgtgtttaaatggcttcgtgtattgttttgggggttaTGATGGCCATAATTTCACCGATGCTGTGCGCAGATTTGACCCTGTCGCACggacatggcagcacatggccCCGATGCACTGGCGCCGCTGTAGTGTCAGTGTGGCCGTAAGTAACGGCTTCATCTACGTGATGGGTGGCCGTTTAGGCGTGTCGCCTCTGAATATCGTAGAGCGATATGACCCAAAAGCCAACGAGTGGACCATCATCCAGCCCATGAACGAggagcgacaggatgccagtgccaccaccctgaatggaaaggtaggttaataggagggcgtctgactgtggttaccctcattttccccttgaaattgattatgttacatactcagtagctcgctttgtcttcaaatggttgatttcaatccataattgttaattcagtaaacgtcagtgtttagataaaacataaatgaccttgcattgttgctctgcattagtggcacattgggcagtgctgtggtgtccagctctgtgtttttgcaattttgcccacagcccaagacttgtgagatacaataactggtgttaacgtaggagctttacccaattccagtcctggagggtcagaatcctaaacaatttgcagatttccctattcaaacaaacctagtgaacttaattagctgattaagctgcggttcacaagggaaatgatcacaattaactgtaaattccctaccaatgcccatgtgcttcctgtggtaggttccaggttcaccaccaccctgtactgaatagacttttatggaagatggatggattaaacatctattagctaaatgtacatttacgctttctagatctccatctccaatcatttacagcataacacacatcacttgtgaaccatctttcctagatatacatttgtgggggtagcaatggagctcagaccacttccactgcggagtgctatgatcctctcacgggcgaatggaccttgatcgctcccatgcgcactcgccgacgtggccttggagtagctgcatatcagggaaacatctatgcggtgagtgattcctttcttgtactctgaaacaaaggagtcaaatctcaagatatatctgagactcatattttttgtcactgctgctgtgtcacagattgtaatgcgcttaaaacaaacaaaagaattcagtggatgaaatgacctgctgggaaggcccatctcaatacacatatgctccctgcaaacgaatacgcttagtaaagcttagatttttgattacagttatattctgtagttccagacataattgctctgtttgttgtttttttcagtgtctgaccacaagtattatttttagtactaataaaaataataataaaagcaaaatatatgatcataagaagtatttttttgatggttgacagttttcgctgaattgtacaggttttctgttgcccaaattcccttttttcactgcagttatgttgacatgtatgttgaacacaaattagttataagcttgtgtagctatatagacaatgggaggttctgtgcagcctgctattatagggcgataattccttaagagttcctgactttgagaaagctgatatttacttatccgtttggtacccgagtgatcacttaccattggtgtctTGCAGGTGGGCGGTACCAACGGGGTTCATGCAGTGCGGAGTATGGAGGTTTATGACCCTGCAATTAACCAGTGGCACGCTGCGCCTCCCATGAGACAACAAAGAAGCTAtttcggcatcgcagtggtggacggcttGCTATTTGCGATGGGAGGCTCCGATGGGTTCGAAGTAACTGCAAAAGTGGAATGTTTCaatgcagagaaaggcagctggtgccgtgcgcaggacatgattacgcccaagaggaacttcagctgctgcacagtgcctgcgcacccccgcttCGTACAGTATgctgcacctcgcccacctgcccccatctacCTGCCTGGTAGGTAACCAGGTTATCATGtctaacgttaatgcttcgtACATTAGACCTATAtaatatgtgcccttgagaggtaaagtgggctatcccacaaaaacaaagttttgagaaaatgagctccaaagttgaatttttaaaaaaataatcagtgtgcctataccctacaattgatatatatcataggtagcacagatctcagtatatttaaaagatagatagaccctcaataattaatattggacactaaactcatttttgactgacatgtgggatagcccactttacctctcaagggcacatatgatacagttaatgtaataactgccaataatgtgctaattttcccccttaatgtaataaaggctgatacagtaATATCTTGCCAAtaccatactaacatatttgaatcaaaaacgcaccacattactacattatatactttattacacaaaaaaacgggaaaattgttatgttattagcagttatattaacagtaatttagctgctacagacagcagctattagctgctattaacagcagtgattagctgctacaaaccgtaacaatcgtgacatcacacaatttcttttgactgcttataattttttgcacactactgtacacacacacacacacacacacacacacacacacacacatatatatgtacatatatatatggttgattgcccacaaaaatcaactgtgattaatcagcctgatctccagaccaaagaactgtgaaaaccattctaacttaacctacaagaagcaattcctgaacacaaagaagaagatgtgctacGGCCCtgctacacgcacacacacacacacacacacacacatataaggtatctgtatctttgtggggactctgttTCCATACGGGAGTTCCAACCCGCAACACAATTAATCAGTGAGGAAATTCATAGTATTATCTcttgttatgttattttttttaattatttataatgtatttaaaagcCTATGGCAAACAGTAAGTTAATGAATTGAAATTACAGGTAACCACGTGCTCAACAAGTGGCTGGCAGGGAACAAGGGAAACGCTACAGACTGACAACAGGGGAGGACAAGAAAGACTGACAACACGTGGGACGAGATGACCAatgacacctactggccaaacaTGGAAGGGACACAGAATGGGACAGTTAAATAACATTGGGATTCCCTGAAGGGTTTGGCATTCCCTGAAGGGTTTGGCATTCCCTGAAGCCAAGCTGTTAATTATTGTACTCCACGCCACCTCTGGTGATTGAATTGCAATGTAATGATTATGTTGTTCTATAATCTTATTGAATAAGTGTTATAAGTTGTTAGAagttatttttgtattcttttaTACTTCATTTTTAACAGTGTGATTTTTGACCTGACAGCTTTGTTTGGCAGTAAAAAGCTTTAAGGGGGCAGTTTAATGGCTCTATACACAGCAATGTGTATAATGGCCAAAGTGTTCTTATTGAATAtgcttaaattatttttgtatacatttacatttttattttacagactTTATGTAAAGGCAACCAGTGCTTAAAAGTTTAACgtttaaataaatgtcttatttgGAGAACAATGGGtggaaaaaatgttatttgttgtctgaaaaccaaaataattttgagAGCTTTGTACGATTTGTTAGCAGAATTACCTTATAGACCTGATACActtttgaatgcaatataattctCCATGGCAGTAACCCAGCTGACTGGTGGAGCAAGTTCATTTTGTCTCTGCAAGACCTCAAAGTGAATTTGAAGATCATTGTCTCCACAAAGACTATGAAGATTTTCAGGAGATACATGTAATCCACAGTTTCTTCCATTAAACCTAGAGTGCAATCcaacaaaatgtttcaataacaaaatttacatttcaaaaaGTGGCTTCTGGTTTGTTAGATGGGCAGTGTGCATTCATTAACTACTTGTAGTCATCTAGTTCTTTTTGTAGGACACCCAAAAAGCTGAATACTGTAGCAGCAAACATTTCTGTTGGTAACAGCCATTAAAGAGATTCCTCCGTCCAGaattgccccctagtggtggaatAATATTGCAACGTAAATAATGGAGATTTCACTTCACTGTATTTTACAGCTAACGAAAatttaatgtgtgtgtatacattttttgtttcatacatttaaatttgtatatacattttttatataataaacattataGTTGTTTAAAAGGCGGAAACTTCAATGTACACGAAGTCACCAataaattacatctatttatccaacatgttatataatatacatactgtgtttgaaaactttgaaaagctttacgatttcaggacagatcAGCCACTCTATTAGGAACATTACGCTTTTTCGTTGCGGGTGTTAGCTTTGCTGCTGctattaatactaataatacattaGCACAAAAAAAGGCTGCATACGCCAAACTACGTCTTGCTTGTAGGTTAAAGACCTTTGACGTTCATTGCCGTGGGAAACTGTGGTTCTAGTGCTAAACCACTACCGAAAAGACTACAAAAGCTGTGTCGGTTAAAATAGAAGCGCCTGTCAcgccctgctcgtccgatcctcgtgtgtgccacgcccccctgattatccacgtgtgctttcccgatcgtgcccagctgtgtctgattatgttcaaccagtcctgtctttttaagtccacgtcttgcctgatgcctttgtctgtcattgatgttgtcaatgcctgtgttccgtcctgcccgtACCTATTTTAATAAACCCCTAGTCTACCCCAAATTCTGCCTCCTGCCTGTTCCTGATCGCTCTCGCTGCCTGAGCGATCTCCTGTCCGGCACGTGGTGTGACAGCGCCCcgtcatattttaaataactttctGTGTTGGCTATCGGTTCGGGTCTGTATGGGACAGCTTCTGGATCCGGACCTGGACCGTGGTCCGCCTGTTACCTCTGGTCTAAGTTATTCACTGGCAAATCAGGGTGCGCTTTTCTCAAGAATATTAATTTATCTTCCCAAAACGCAAATTCGCCACCGGGATGTCCAATGAGCTCCGTACAGGCCGTTTGGAATGGTGGGCATCGTTGGTAGGTTGGTTCTTACTTGAATGTGTATTATTTACAATTGAGATAGTACTTAGTTATTGTCGGTTATTGGGTGTATAATGCTACGTAAGTGGTGATGAGTAAGTTGAATATTATTTGCTGTAAATTAGAAGTAAAAATTCTGAAGTTAAAAGGCTTTGGACCATTAAAATACATTGGATACATGGAAATAATTTACATTAGACATTCAGTTGAAACCTGTAAGaggaattattttttatattggaAATGAATATGCTTACCTGTACCTTTGAGAAAGAAAATGAGATCagctataaaacaaaaaaatcaattaaagaAAATGCCAGAACATCTAACACATTTCCCTGCACCCGGTTTTCTATCGCTCTATCCCGCCTGACAGCGATAACAACactatttgaatttaaatcagcaaatacttaaAAGCCATTGATTGGATCATTATTACGGCTCAGCTGCGTTATGCAGCactaaagtgaagtcagctgagtacctgaatctccTGAATGGCCAGGTTATCCCATCAATGGAGTTTTCCTTCCCTAATGGGATTGGCGTATTCCAGGACgagaatgccaagattcatcggGCTCAAACTGTCAGAGCGGTTCAGGGAGCACGAGGAATCATTTCCACATATGAATTGGCTACGACACAGTCTTGACCTTAACCGTATTGGAAGTCTTTGAGTACTTAAGAAGACATTACGGAGTGGTTTAACTcatgtacagtattttacaAGAATGAAGAACATATATCActaatgacacatacatttaatatAGTTTGCACATGAGTGTTAATATGCGTTGTATATTGATATATAAAGCTTGCAGTATATGACTTTGGTAAAAAAGCCAATTTgtcaccctgtgctgtgactgtTCAAGGGCAATTCTAAGGGAAGTTTAAGCTAAAATACAACTGCGAAACAAAGAAGTAATGATTTGAATTGTGTTGCGATAAACACTGATATTGTTTTGtatgaaaaaataaatcatgaaatattttgtcatattacCCAGCCCTACCCCTGTCAACTCACTTCAAAAAATTCAAACCATCCCTGTTTTATAACCGGCTGTCTGCCTTTAAAAATCTCCTCAAGGCagtaaaacgttttttttttttttttcccaacctTAATATTCCATTATCTGATTTATAAATTGTGTTTATAAACTTTAGTCACAGCCTGATTGCTTGCTGATTGCATGATTTAATCGGAGTATTATggatattgtattgtatttccTGCTGTCTCTTGTGAAtgtgattattttgtttttgttctgttccaCAGACGCTGTTGTACATCAAGGGGCCCAGGTGTCGGCTATAAGAAAAAAATCAACACAGGAATTTGTGAGTTGAGGCACCAGGTGAAGCGAATAAGGAACATGGAAAAACAGGAGCAAGTTAAACAGGATAACAGACTGATATTCATTTCTCTTTTCCTTCATCAGTTccgcaccttgttttaataagtGAAGACGTAAGACGGCCTGTTAAACAGGATAGCAGGCGGTTCTTTTGggtcttttatttttctttccttgCTCCGGACCCTCTGCTCACGTTGAAAGTTTGACGGCTGAAGGCCAAATAAGTAATAAGTTTGACAACGTGCTTTTGATATACTTTATTTTATAACCATTACACATAgacgaaaaattattttgtatgtATCAAAAAAGAATTAGAGACGTTTCTTGACTGAATACCCATTAGTCTGTGGCCTGCACCTGGCTGGTATGttgtaaataaatgttattaTAGTCTTTATAATTGTGTACATTAATTGCACATACACGTTActatttaaatgtgaatattGGTAGTACATAGAAATcacgcacacatacagtcatgaaaaagaaagtacagaACCATGGTTTTACGCATCAGAACATGTATAGGATTTTGTCTCTGcgtctaccccatcttgctcttcatagctttgggggggtcacagcacagggtcacccaTTGTGtggcacccctggagctgggggttaagggccttgctcacagtcccacagacatgtgactgttctgccaaagccaggctCAAACTAGTGGACCaggtaatccatgtcaggaaggACACTTCAAGCTActccaggttttacaaactacgttaaaactgaaaggcaccTGTGCTTGGCTAAACAGCTCATGTCTTCTTGTACTTTGACTGCTTTGATTGaaaaactcatccagctgttagacattaacattagtggcatatgcatgattataggagactgaccaatcagcacgcagcaagaACTCCGCACTTAACTGAGATCCAGgctcttttaattaaaatggtattttaaaaatcctgtcATAGTTCaatgtgtcctccctgacatggattatcggATCACCCTAACAAAGACAGACTCTGCTATTCCGAAAGGCTAAATGAGACATCTCTGTGGCTAATGTTGATTCTCCAGGAACTATATGATGATTCGTGACGACAGCCAATAAGATTTGCTGGGATAAATGTGATGTACATGAGTATGCATCAATAAAAAGGTCCAATCTTGGATTATTTGCCTGTATAACTGATGTTTAATGTATGACCCTGTCTGTAATAATGTTACAATACAGTAAAAATGAAGTAATTCTGGACAAATAATAATGCTTAATCCCAGCAGTTGCATTAGCTTACAATGATGCTCCAAAcagtgtaatttaaaaaataatggctTTACTTATCGAAAATACCTCTTATGCATGATTATTAAACAGGCTTTTCTACAGGcctgccagcaggtggcacccTGGATTGTTCAGACAGTTGCGGTATTTATACAAAATATCACGTATATTAAATCACAGGGACACGGAAAGAAAAACAGCAGAAGCTGGTAAAAGGTGTATACTGTAAGTATGACAGAGAGTTTGGGCATGAACCCATAACCTGATGGATTTTCCTTCAAGGTCTGCTATTTTACACCTTTGTGATTTACTGTTAAACTGTTTGACTTTTTAACAGAAATGGCATCTGCTCAATAAAAAACAGCATGTTTCCTTATATATTGAAGGCATGTAGGACTGTAAAcagggttttttttaaaaaaaatctaataactGGAAATGAATTTCAGCTGTTTTTCATCATTTCTCAGACAGATAATCATTGTGATGTGAGCTGCGGAGCTAAGGGGGAAAtaatttcaggttcccagtaagcgGAGAGGCATCACAcgctggatttcaggttcccagtaaggagagaggcatcacacactggatttcaggttcccagtaagcagagaggcatcacacactggatttcaggtacccagtaaggagagaggcatcacatgctggatttcaggttcccagtaaggagagaggcatcacacactggatttcaggttcccagtaagcagagaggcatcacacactggatttcaggttcccagtaaggagagaggcataATAAACTGGATT is part of the Brienomyrus brachyistius isolate T26 unplaced genomic scaffold, BBRACH_0.4 scaffold41, whole genome shotgun sequence genome and harbors:
- the LOC125722691 gene encoding kelch-like protein 10 isoform X1 yields the protein MERVLMSPAFEVFNKLRLAGQLCDVVLIADGVKFNAHRVILCGCSSYFQALFASDWSDSGKREYQLPGISPETLRQVIEYAYTYSVVITADNVENLLAAADYLSVLGIVQRCCDFLHEQLCLNNCIGLLKIADFYCVNELHQSAFNFILKNFKEVAISSNEFPEISLEQLYDIIEQDELNVREEDVVFEAILRWIEHEPATREAHISVLLPKIRMARMDSEYFMKIVKANDLVKANAACRPIITDVLKMIYDLDNESPRSDFERPLIRPRLPADILLAIGGWNFRTTNWIEAYDTRADHWVDITQGQETRQSGHGSVCLNGFVYCFGGYDGHNFTDAVRRFDPVARTWQHMAPMHWRRCSVSVAVSNGFIYVMGGRLGVSPLNIVERYDPKANEWTIIQPMNEERQDASATTLNGKIYICGGSNGAQTTSTAECYDPLTGEWTLIAPMRTRRRGLGVAAYQGNIYAVGGTNGVHAVRSMEVYDPAINQWHAAPPMRQQRSYFGIAVVDGLLFAMGGSDGFEVTAKVECFNAEKGSWCRAQDMITPKRNFSCCTVPAHPRFVQYAAPRPPAPIYLPGNHVLNKWLAGNKGNATD
- the LOC125722691 gene encoding kelch-like protein 10 isoform X2, which encodes MERVLMSPAFEVFNKLRLAGQLCDVVLIADGVKFNAHRVILCGCSSYFQALFASDWSDSGKREYQLPGISPETLRQVIEYAYTYSVVITADNVENLLAAADYLSVLGIVQRCCDFLHEQLCLNNCIGLLKIADFYCVNELHQSAFNFILKNFKEVAISSNEFPEISLEQLYDIIEQDELNVREEDVVFEAILRWIEHEPATREAHISVLLPKIRMARMDSEYFMKIVKANDLVKANAACRPIITDVLKMIYDLDNESPRSDFERPLIRPRLPADILLAIGGWNFRTTNWIEAYDTRADHWVDITQGQETRQSGHGSVCLNGFVYCFGGYDGHNFTDAVRRFDPVARTWQHMAPMHWRRCSVSVAVSNGFIYVMGGRLGVSPLNIVERYDPKANEWTIIQPMNEERQDASATTLNGKIYICGGSNGAQTTSTAECYDPLTGEWTLIAPMRTRRRGLGVAAYQGNIYAIVMRLKQTKEFSG